One segment of Haloplanus natans DSM 17983 DNA contains the following:
- the fer gene encoding ferredoxin Fer: MPTVEYLNYEVLDDHGWEMDDDDLFEKAADAGLDDVDYGSLEVNEGEYVLEAAEAQGYDWPFSCRAGACANCAAIVMEGDLDMDMQQILSDEEVEEKDVRLTCIGSPTADEVKLVYNAKHLDYLQNRVI, from the coding sequence ATGCCCACGGTAGAATACCTCAATTACGAAGTACTGGACGATCACGGCTGGGAAATGGACGACGACGACCTCTTCGAGAAGGCGGCGGACGCCGGTCTCGACGACGTCGACTACGGCTCGCTGGAGGTCAACGAGGGCGAGTACGTCCTCGAAGCGGCCGAGGCGCAGGGCTACGACTGGCCCTTCTCGTGCCGTGCCGGCGCCTGTGCGAACTGCGCGGCCATCGTCATGGAGGGCGATCTCGATATGGACATGCAGCAGATCCTCTCCGACGAGGAAGTCGAGGAGAAGGACGTCCGGCTGACCTGCATCGGTAGCCCGACGGCGGACGAGGTCAAACTCGTCTACAACGCGAAGCACCTCGATTACCTGCAGAACCGCGTCATCTGA